In Humulus lupulus chromosome 7, drHumLupu1.1, whole genome shotgun sequence, the following are encoded in one genomic region:
- the LOC133788316 gene encoding uncharacterized protein LOC133788316, translating into MIAICQSGGEFVTNKDGTLSYKGGDAHAIDIDDEVKFDDFRLEVAEMFNCNMNSMSIKYFLPGNKKTLITISNEKDLKRMIKFHGDSSTADIYVIMEEIAAQDVSNMPASRSSRTTLSETVVPVDATLDVVGDTAQPDMAIDVVDDTNAQIDLAADISPIFPLVASIDDKNAKGAQQWQNTITGVGQRFSGVHEFRESLRKYAIAHQFAFKYKKNDSHRVTVKCKAEGCPWRIHASRLSTTQLICIKKMNPTHTCEGAVATTGHQATRSWVASIIKEKLKVFPNYKPKDIVNDIKQEYGIQLNYFQAWRGKEIAKEQLQGSYKEAYNQLPYFCEKIMETNPGSLANFTTKEDSSFHRLFVAFHASLYGFQQGCRPLIFLDGVPLKSKYQGNLLAATAADGDDAVFPLAFAVVDAETDDNWNWFLLQLKSALSTSCPLTFVADRQKGLRESIPEVFKGSYHGYCLRYLSEELLRDLKGQFSHEVKRLMVEDFFTAAYALKSESFQSSLENIKSISLEAYNWIVQSEPHNWANAFFQGTRYNHLTSNFGELFYSWASEANELPITQMVDVIRGKIMELIYTRRTDSNQWLTRLTPSMEEKLEKETHKVRGLQVLLSAGSTFEVRGDSIEIVNIDHWECSCRGWQLTGLPCCHAIAVISCLAQSTHDYCSRYYTTESYRLTYSESIHPIPNVDMPLLQDSSQTAITVTPPPTRRPPGRPTTKKQVSLDVSKRQLQCSRCKGLGHNKSTCKELDCITAPGTS; encoded by the exons ATGATAGCTATATGCCAATCTGGGGGTGAGTTTGTCACCAATAAAGATGGTACATTGTCCTACAAGGGAGGAGATGCTCACGCTATAGACATTGATGATGAGGTTAAGTTTGATGATTTTAGGCTTGAGGTGGCTGAAATGTTCAATTGTAACATGAATTCAATGTCAATTAAGTACTTTCTTCCTGGGAACAAGAAGACCCTCATCACGATTTCGAATGAGAAAGATCTTAAGCGCATGATTAAGTTCCATGGAGATTCTTCCACGGCTGATATCTATGTAATCATGGAAGAGATTGCTGCCCAGGATGTTTCTAACATGCCCGCCAGTAG GTCTAGCAGAACAACGTTGTCTGAAACTGTGGTTCCAGTTGATGCTACTCTTGATGTTGTGGGTGATACTGCTCAACCCGATATGGCGATTGATGTTGTGGATGACACCAATGCTCAAATTGATTTAGCTGCTGATATTTCACCCATTTTCCCTCTTGTTGCTTCCATTGATGATAAGAATGCTAAAGGTGCGCAGCAGTGGCAGAACACTATCACTGGTGTCGGTCAAAGATTCAGCGGTGTTCATGAATTTCGTGAGTCCTTGCGTAAATATGCTATTGCACATCAGTTTGCATTCAAGTATAAGAAGAATGATAGTCACCGTGTGACTGTCAAGTGCAAAGCTGAAGGTTGCCCTTGGAGAATTCATGCATCACGGCTGTCAACTACTCAATTGATATGCATTAAGAAGATGAATCCCACACATACTTGTGAAGGGGCTGTAGCAACAACTGGGCATCAAGCAACTAGGAGTTGGGTTGCGAGCATTATTAAAGAGAAGTTGAAAGTCTTTCCAAATTATAAGCCCAAGGATATTGTAAATGACATCAAGCAGGAATATGGAATACAGTTAAACTACTTCCAAGCCTGGCGAGGGAAGGAAATTGCAAAGGAGCAGCTTCAGGGTTCATACAAAGAAGCATATAATCAATTACCTTATTTCTGTGAGAAGATAATGGAGACCAATCCAGGTAGTTTAGCGAATTTTACCACCAAGGAAGACTCAAGTTTTCATCGTCTTTTTGTTGCATTCCATGCCTCATTGTATGGTTTCCAGCAAGGTTGCAGGCCTCTCATTTTTCTAGATGGTGTACCCCTGAAGTCGAAATACCAAGGCAATTTATTAGCTGCAACAGCTGCAGATGGGGATGATGCAGTTTTCCCTCTTGCTTTTGCTGTGGTGGATGCAGAAACTGATGATAACTGGAATTGGTTTTTATTGCAACTAAAATCAGCATTATCAACATCTTGTCCACTGACATTTGTGGCAGACAGACAGAAGGGCTTAAGGGAATCAATTCCAGAGGTATTCAAGGGTTCTTACCATGGCTATTGCCTACGGTACCTTAGTGAGGAGCTTCTTAGAGACTTGAAAGGACAGTTTTCTCATGAGGTGAAGCGGCTGATGGTTGAGGATTTTTTCACTGCTGCTTATGCACTGAAGTCTGAATCCTTCCAAAGTTCTCTTGAGAATATCAAAAGTATTTCGCTAGAGGCTTACAATTGGATTGTGCAAAGCGAACCACATAACTGGGCAAATGCTTTTTTTCAGGGTACCAGATATAATCACTTGACTTCAAATTTTGGGGAGCTGTTCTATAGTTGGGCCTCTGAAGCAAATGAATTACCAATAACTCAAATGGTTGATGTGATAAGGGGTAAGATTATGGAATTAATTTATACACGACGAACAGATTCTAATCAGTGGTTGACAAGGCTCACACCATCCATGGAGGAAAAATTAGAAAAAGAAACCCATAAAGTCCGAGGACTTCAAGTGCTACTTTCAGCTGGTAGCACATTTGAGGTTCGTGGAGACTCCATTGAAATTGTTAACATTGATCACTGGGAGTGTAGTTGCAGAGGATGGCAGCTTACTGGTTTGCCTTGCTGCCATGCAATTGCAGTCATCAGTTGTTTAGCTCAGAGTACGCATGATTATTGTTCGCGGTATTACACAACTGAGAGCTACAGATTAACGTACTCGGAGTCGATTCATCCTATTCCAAATGTTGACATGCCTCTATTGCAAGATTCTTCCCAAACGGCAATAACCGTAACCCCTCCTCCCACCCGTCGTCCACCAGGCCGACCTACAACAAAGAAACAAGTATCACTAGATGTATCTAAACGTCAACTGCAGTGCAGCCGGTgcaagggtcttgggcacaacAAGTCCACCTGCAAAGAACTG GATTGCATCACTGCACCAGGAACATCATAA
- the LOC133788318 gene encoding uncharacterized protein LOC133788318: MNQASSTKPNPNPIPSSNPNQNPSSLNNNARLATAECGNCGSPNRWVLHHVRIRGIHRRLCTTCVLRLHPSLFCPGCFQFYDSNNVPPPSKRLTCSKCSSFTHSHCAQPPTAPPTSSASASSSSSASYLCPACASPNFNFFDIDSEPNRAIDKRLALVLLCAAKISAASMTKAVIVARAEAERRVREAALARKRAKEALDNLAILFHSRGDKAMRKDVVGEGSAEVSGSRKTPLAQNSQVGKMFNGFTPPPRQSTVMLGSSQPSEKNDNREPKPVIDHHHHHRPTLQSNGNVYEKDKSAAMDVDKEKVKLEPKIQ; the protein is encoded by the coding sequence ATGAACCAGGCATCATCGACGAAGCCCAATCCCAATCCCATTCCCAGTTCCAATCCAAACCAAAACCCTAGTTCGTTGAACAACAATGCGAGGTTAGCGACGGCGGAATGCGGGAACTGTGGGTCGCCGAACAGGTGGGTTCTCCACCATGTTCGTATCAGAGGCATCCATCGCCGCCTCTGCACCACCTGCGTCCTCCGTCTCCACCCTTCCTTATTCTGCCCTGGCTGCTTTCAGTTCTACGACTCCAACAACGTTCCTCCTCCCTCCAAACGACTCACCTGCTCCAAATGCTCCTCTTTCACTCACTCTCACTGCGCTCAACCGCCGACGGCGCCGCCAACTTCTTCGGCTTCGGCGTCTTCCTCATCCTCAGCCTCCTACCTCTGTCCGGCTTGCGCTTCCCCCAATTTCAACTTCTTTGACATTGATTCTGAACCCAACCGGGCTATCGACAAGAGACTCGCCCTCGTCTTGCTCTGTGCTGCCAAGATCTCGGCTGCATCCATGACCAAGGCCGTGATCGTCGCCCGGGCTGAGGCTGAGCGACGAGTTCGTGAGGCTGCGCTAGCCCGGAAGAGGGCGAAGGAGGCCCTCGATAACTTGGCGATTCTCTTCCACAGCAGGGGAGATAAGGCTATGCGCAAGGATGTTGTTGGTGAAGGCTCCGCTGAGGTTTCTGGGTCCCGGAAAACCCCACTTGCTCAGAATTCGCAGGTGGGGAAGATGTTCAATGGTTTTACTCCTCCTCCTAGGCAGAGTACAGTGATGCTTGGTTCCTCTCAACCCAGTGAGAAAAACGACAATCGGGAGCCCAAACCTGTTatcgatcatcatcatcatcaccgcCCAACCCTTCAATCTAACGGTAATGTATATGAAAAGGACAAGTCTGCGGCCATGGACGTTGACAAGGAAAAGGTTAAGCTTGAGCCGAAGATACAGTAA